Proteins from a genomic interval of Rubinisphaera italica:
- a CDS encoding type II secretion system protein GspG, which produces MKRSMTRKLIRNSSRNAFTLLELLIVLAILGVIAAMVVPNLLGSQKKANIQATESSIHGLEQALKLYAVANGGEYPNGGQEVFELLASNKDSEGNAVDPLLPEIPKDAWGQQLMYEYPSSKNNGTEPAIWSLGPNKSDEQGSGDDVANWGET; this is translated from the coding sequence ATGAAACGCTCGATGACTCGTAAATTGATCCGAAATTCCTCGCGAAACGCCTTCACCCTGCTCGAATTGCTGATTGTTCTGGCAATTCTGGGTGTAATTGCGGCGATGGTTGTTCCGAACCTGCTCGGCAGCCAGAAGAAAGCCAATATTCAGGCGACCGAATCCAGTATTCACGGCTTGGAACAGGCCTTGAAACTGTATGCCGTTGCCAATGGAGGGGAATATCCGAACGGCGGTCAGGAAGTCTTCGAACTGTTGGCTTCGAATAAAGATTCCGAAGGAAATGCTGTCGATCCACTGCTCCCGGAAATTCCCAAAGATGCCTGGGGACAACAATTGATGTATGAATATCCAAGTTCCAAGAATAATGGCACCGAACCGGCCATCTGGTCACTGGGACCTAATAAGTCCGACGAACAAGGCAGCGGCGACGACGTCGCCAACTGGGGCGAAACCTAG